One segment of Rhodopirellula baltica SH 1 DNA contains the following:
- a CDS encoding zinc-binding dehydrogenase, giving the protein MSISAGTSVIPNDRKPESFADIVNVAMEFDSSERRFIACQSKLDPLSEGQVLVRVLCCTLCGSDLHTVAGRREGHDRGVLGHEIVGEVLGWRGEFTPADYHGVPLRVGQRITWAMSVGCEHCFYCNNDLNQKCDSLFKYGHEASHGHPTGGLSEHCVLVAGTPIFPVPDELTNEVVAPVNCATATVSAALRLVNQTHQIKNATVLVVGAGMLGLTAAAQLNEAGASRIVVADPNADRAELAESFGATDLIVDETLDQRQAMLQEITNGRGVDIAIDFAGMTTAVNACLESVRMGGCVVLVGSVFPSDPVALFPEQAVRRMLTIRGLHNYLPRDLDDGLRFLKRNHQRFPFEKLVGKGFPLREVEQAFEFAMQQRPVRVAVYPSSDS; this is encoded by the coding sequence ATGTCTATTTCGGCTGGGACGTCAGTGATTCCAAACGATCGAAAACCAGAATCGTTCGCTGACATCGTGAACGTCGCGATGGAGTTTGATTCCAGTGAACGACGTTTCATTGCATGCCAAAGCAAACTTGATCCGCTAAGCGAAGGCCAAGTGCTCGTTCGAGTTCTGTGCTGCACGTTGTGCGGAAGTGATCTGCACACAGTCGCAGGACGAAGGGAAGGACACGACCGTGGAGTGCTTGGGCACGAGATCGTCGGGGAAGTCTTGGGTTGGCGTGGGGAATTCACGCCGGCCGACTACCACGGTGTACCGCTGCGAGTCGGTCAGCGTATCACGTGGGCGATGTCGGTCGGTTGCGAGCATTGTTTCTATTGCAACAACGATTTGAATCAGAAGTGTGATTCACTGTTCAAATACGGCCACGAAGCCAGCCATGGGCATCCGACCGGCGGACTGAGTGAACACTGCGTGCTCGTCGCGGGGACACCGATCTTTCCTGTGCCAGATGAGTTGACCAACGAAGTGGTTGCACCGGTCAACTGTGCGACGGCGACTGTTTCGGCTGCACTTCGATTGGTGAATCAAACTCACCAGATCAAGAATGCAACGGTTCTCGTCGTCGGGGCTGGCATGCTTGGTTTAACAGCCGCGGCTCAATTGAACGAAGCGGGGGCATCACGAATCGTGGTCGCTGACCCAAACGCGGATCGAGCCGAGCTGGCTGAATCGTTTGGTGCAACTGACTTGATCGTTGATGAAACCCTGGATCAACGACAGGCGATGCTTCAAGAAATAACCAACGGTCGCGGCGTGGACATCGCAATCGATTTTGCGGGAATGACGACTGCTGTGAACGCCTGTTTGGAATCGGTTCGCATGGGTGGATGCGTGGTGTTAGTGGGATCCGTGTTTCCGTCGGACCCAGTCGCGCTTTTTCCGGAGCAAGCCGTTCGCCGGATGCTGACGATTCGCGGGCTGCACAACTACTTGCCACGCGATCTGGATGATGGGTTGCGATTTTTGAAACGCAACCACCAGCGATTTCCTTTCGAAAAGCTGGTTGGCAAAGGATTCCCGCTCCGCGAAGTTGAACAAGCGTTTGAGTTTGCGATGCAGCAACGGCCAGTGCGTGTGGCCGTGTATCCGTCCTCTGACTCATGA
- a CDS encoding helix-turn-helix domain-containing protein yields the protein MNLVELAQRLRQLRLDRGMTLDEVAQKSGQTKSWLSRVENFRITPSLPALADLASSLGVSTSSLLEGLDDRPQIVCVRHDERKKIQRDPDSSIEYYSLASERTHRTMDPFLLKIPSGEEREPRTHEGEEFLTVLKGRVRFFYGEQEFTLSKGDSLYFDSEVEHCLANPFANDAEVICLFRLGRQ from the coding sequence ATGAATTTGGTCGAGTTAGCACAGCGTCTGCGACAGTTGCGATTGGATCGCGGAATGACGTTGGACGAGGTGGCGCAAAAGAGCGGCCAAACGAAAAGCTGGCTATCACGCGTGGAGAACTTTCGCATCACACCGTCGCTTCCTGCTCTTGCTGATCTGGCGAGTAGCTTAGGTGTCTCGACATCGAGTTTGCTGGAAGGATTGGATGATCGGCCGCAGATTGTTTGTGTTCGGCATGACGAACGGAAGAAGATTCAACGCGACCCAGATTCTTCGATTGAGTACTACTCACTCGCCAGCGAGCGAACTCATCGGACGATGGATCCATTCCTATTGAAAATTCCCAGCGGCGAAGAGCGTGAACCGCGAACGCACGAGGGCGAAGAATTTCTGACCGTGCTAAAAGGGCGAGTGCGGTTCTTTTACGGCGAGCAAGAATTCACGTTGTCAAAAGGCGACAGTCTGTACTTCGATAGTGAAGTGGAACACTGCTTAGCCAATCCATTTGCAAATGATGCGGAAGTGATATGTCTATTTCGGCTGGGACGTCAGTGA
- a CDS encoding DUF5690 family protein, producing the protein MAMTTDASLDGNATITRGSVVTRWLTGTNPTAFSIYCIVAAFGTYFCMYAFRKPFTAATYDGMVAFGVGYKTILITSQVAGYTLSKFVGIKVVSEMPARYRAISIVALITIAEISLLLFAVTPVPWNFVWLFVNGLPLGMVFGLVLGFLEGRAVTETLSAGLCASFILSSGFVKSVGRTLIEVHDVGTFWMPVITGLLFVIPLLMFVWMLSQIPAPSANDERLRSKRSPMNGEQRRAFWRRHALGLTGLLSIYVLLTLIRSLRDDFAIEIWSELGVENEPTVFARSEFWVMIGVVIVSGLTSLIRNNRIAFLSSIALLTTGFAIVVAAVAGQTYGRLSPMTFMVLLGFGMYIPYVAFHTTVFERMIAALRETGTIGYLMYLADALGYLGYVGVMLYRNSVTSDRNFLTLMNRTSVVVAALASLIAILLCIHYTNKIPRHDSPAGDHV; encoded by the coding sequence ATGGCAATGACCACGGATGCTTCCCTGGATGGGAACGCAACGATCACGCGGGGCAGTGTCGTCACACGATGGTTGACGGGCACCAATCCAACTGCATTTTCGATCTACTGCATTGTCGCTGCCTTCGGCACGTACTTTTGCATGTATGCGTTTCGAAAGCCATTCACCGCAGCCACCTATGATGGGATGGTCGCTTTTGGGGTTGGCTACAAAACGATTCTCATCACCTCGCAAGTCGCCGGTTACACACTCTCAAAATTCGTCGGCATCAAGGTCGTCTCCGAGATGCCTGCTCGCTATCGAGCGATCTCGATTGTGGCTTTGATCACCATCGCTGAAATCTCGTTGCTGCTGTTTGCGGTCACTCCAGTTCCATGGAATTTCGTTTGGTTGTTCGTCAACGGATTGCCACTCGGGATGGTCTTCGGATTGGTGCTTGGATTCTTAGAGGGTCGTGCCGTCACCGAAACTCTTTCTGCCGGTCTCTGTGCAAGCTTCATCCTGTCGTCTGGCTTTGTGAAGTCGGTCGGTCGAACTCTGATCGAAGTCCACGACGTTGGAACGTTTTGGATGCCGGTGATCACGGGCCTCCTTTTCGTTATTCCGCTGTTGATGTTCGTCTGGATGCTCTCCCAAATTCCGGCACCTTCGGCGAACGATGAACGCTTGCGATCCAAACGCTCCCCAATGAACGGAGAACAACGTCGTGCGTTCTGGCGTCGTCATGCACTGGGCCTGACCGGCTTGCTCTCGATCTATGTTTTACTCACTCTGATCCGAAGCCTTCGAGACGATTTCGCAATCGAGATTTGGAGTGAACTTGGGGTCGAAAACGAACCGACCGTGTTTGCACGCTCTGAATTCTGGGTCATGATCGGCGTGGTCATTGTCTCAGGTTTGACCAGTTTGATCCGAAACAACCGCATCGCATTCCTATCGTCCATCGCGTTGTTGACCACCGGCTTCGCGATCGTTGTTGCCGCTGTCGCAGGCCAGACTTATGGCCGGCTTTCACCGATGACCTTCATGGTGCTGCTGGGCTTCGGGATGTACATCCCCTATGTTGCCTTTCACACCACCGTGTTTGAACGCATGATCGCGGCTCTTCGAGAAACCGGAACGATTGGCTACCTGATGTATCTAGCCGATGCCCTTGGCTACCTTGGGTATGTCGGCGTGATGCTTTATCGCAATTCGGTCACATCCGATCGCAACTTTCTGACGCTGATGAATCGAACTTCCGTGGTGGTCGCTGCGTTGGCCAGTCTTATCGCGATCCTTCTTTGCATCCACTACACGAACAAAATTCCTCGTCACGATTCGCCCGCTGGCGATCACGTTTAA
- a CDS encoding TIGR03364 family FAD-dependent oxidoreductase yields MTSHTAGVPHSDLIVVGAGVLGTFYAYHALRRGLKVTLVERNSKPMDATVRNFGQVVPSGLDRGWQVHGRESLRIYQELQAQTELSVRQHGSVYLASDEEECTLIEELHRLNQEAEYPSELLTPDRCRIKFPNLRSDYCRGGLSFPQEVSVNPRRMIHHLHDFLRTQSNFESRFETLIQHIDPVRSDLIHLQTSNGETLSANKVVVCCGTEFQALFPENFRASEMKLCKLQMLRLSPQPQSVLPGNLLTGLSIRRYESFAECPSWNAIKANEPKDTFAHAWGLHILFKQESDGGIILGDSHEYTSADQPAELNFDIRSDINNAILIEAKRIMDLPSWDVEASWHGVYSQTSHPSGIHLETIFPNVHVTTGIGGKGMTSSAGFTQHHLTELYND; encoded by the coding sequence ATGACTTCCCACACCGCCGGCGTGCCTCACTCGGACCTGATCGTTGTCGGCGCGGGAGTCCTCGGTACCTTCTACGCCTACCACGCGTTGCGACGCGGGCTGAAGGTCACGCTGGTTGAAAGAAATTCGAAACCGATGGACGCAACCGTTCGCAACTTTGGTCAGGTTGTCCCATCGGGCCTTGATCGCGGCTGGCAAGTCCACGGTCGCGAGAGCCTTCGGATCTATCAAGAACTCCAAGCTCAAACCGAACTATCCGTTCGGCAACACGGAAGCGTGTACCTTGCCTCCGACGAAGAGGAATGCACGTTGATCGAGGAACTCCATCGGCTCAATCAAGAAGCGGAATACCCTTCGGAATTATTGACACCAGACCGATGCCGTATCAAGTTCCCCAATCTCCGTTCGGACTACTGCCGTGGCGGACTGTCTTTTCCGCAGGAGGTTTCGGTGAACCCTCGAAGGATGATTCATCATCTGCATGACTTCCTTCGCACGCAGAGCAATTTCGAATCACGCTTTGAAACCCTGATCCAGCACATCGATCCGGTCCGATCCGATCTGATTCATCTGCAGACTTCTAATGGCGAGACTCTTTCTGCGAACAAGGTCGTTGTCTGCTGCGGCACAGAGTTTCAGGCACTGTTTCCAGAAAATTTCCGCGCAAGCGAGATGAAGCTTTGCAAATTGCAGATGCTTCGGCTTTCACCGCAACCGCAATCGGTGCTTCCTGGCAATTTGTTGACCGGCCTTTCGATTCGCCGTTACGAAAGCTTCGCGGAATGCCCCTCTTGGAATGCAATCAAGGCCAACGAACCGAAAGACACGTTTGCTCATGCTTGGGGGCTACACATCTTGTTCAAACAAGAATCCGATGGCGGAATCATCTTGGGTGATTCACATGAGTACACCTCCGCCGACCAGCCCGCGGAACTCAACTTTGACATTCGTTCCGACATCAACAACGCTATCTTGATCGAAGCGAAGCGTATCATGGACCTTCCCTCCTGGGATGTCGAAGCTTCCTGGCATGGCGTTTACAGCCAAACCTCTCATCCGTCCGGTATCCACCTTGAAACCATTTTCCCCAATGTGCATGTCACCACGGGAATCGGAGGAAAGGGAATGACCAGCAGTGCCGGCTTCACCCAGCATCACCTCACCGAGCTTTACAATGATTGA
- a CDS encoding phosphonatase-like hydrolase has product MIELVVFDMAGTTVDEDNVVYKTVRQAINAAGYSFTQEQVQSAGAGKEKSQAIRDVLALDGTEHPEDEVQAIFADFRFRLAEAYDSLEVVEQSGASDIFRELHSRGIKVVLNTGYDRPTAEKLVHKIGWTIGEEVDALVTASDVEAGRPAPDMIYLAMALTQVTNAASVAKIGDSRIDIEEGQNAKCGMALGITTGAQTESELLQSNPTAVIHHLSDLIQLVDQTSNATV; this is encoded by the coding sequence ATGATTGAACTCGTCGTCTTTGACATGGCAGGAACAACCGTCGACGAAGACAACGTCGTCTACAAAACCGTTCGACAAGCGATCAATGCCGCGGGATACAGCTTCACCCAAGAGCAGGTGCAATCCGCTGGGGCTGGGAAAGAAAAGTCTCAGGCCATTCGTGACGTTCTTGCATTGGACGGCACCGAGCATCCCGAAGATGAAGTCCAGGCAATCTTCGCCGATTTTCGCTTTCGACTCGCCGAAGCCTACGACTCGCTCGAAGTCGTCGAGCAATCAGGTGCGTCCGACATTTTCCGCGAGCTTCATTCGCGAGGAATCAAAGTTGTCCTCAACACCGGCTACGATCGTCCAACCGCCGAAAAACTAGTCCACAAAATTGGATGGACCATCGGCGAAGAGGTCGATGCATTGGTAACCGCTAGTGATGTCGAAGCGGGACGTCCCGCACCTGACATGATCTATCTAGCCATGGCGTTGACCCAAGTCACCAACGCAGCGTCGGTCGCAAAGATCGGCGATTCACGAATCGACATCGAAGAGGGTCAAAACGCGAAATGCGGGATGGCTCTTGGAATCACGACTGGCGCTCAAACAGAATCCGAACTGCTGCAATCCAATCCGACCGCGGTCATTCATCACCTTAGTGATTTAATTCAGCTGGTGGACCAAACCAGCAACGCGACGGTTTAG
- a CDS encoding IS701-like element ISRba4 family transposase has product MDVAELEQLEDRLNAYLARFGDCFRRSDTRAHLTTYVRGQLSDLDAKSVEPIALQAGTPVRTLQEFIAQHRWDEDGLRRRLIHIVRDEHVTKNTVAIIDETSDVKKGDKTPGVQRQWCGKVGKQENCIVTVHLAAANEDFHCMVDGELFLPESWSNDRERCAAAGIPDEMVYRPKWQIALELLDRSKEEGIEYPWLTADEGYGGKPGFLEALADRDQKFVLEVPRTFSVWEKHPEVTEQPYRKGGRGRKTPRIKSGESSPRSVETVFWHGEAMKAKRWKRYRVKDGEKGPIIWEAKRVRVTLKGSDGLPGLSLWLVVARNVLDGELKFFVSNASEFASMAMLLQVAFQRWRVERCFEDQKQEVGLDCYEGRRYLGLKRHLIITSLSYLFLSQTCQQEREKKSGVDDSANSRRGRRNRSQLVTPS; this is encoded by the coding sequence ATGGATGTCGCTGAACTGGAACAACTCGAAGATCGGTTAAATGCTTACTTGGCTCGCTTTGGCGATTGTTTTCGACGAAGTGACACGAGGGCTCATTTGACGACCTATGTCCGTGGTCAACTTTCCGACCTGGACGCCAAGAGTGTGGAGCCGATTGCGTTGCAAGCCGGTACACCGGTGCGAACCTTGCAGGAATTTATCGCCCAGCATCGGTGGGACGAAGATGGACTTCGCAGGAGGCTGATCCACATCGTCCGTGATGAGCATGTCACCAAGAACACTGTCGCGATCATTGACGAAACCAGCGACGTCAAGAAGGGCGACAAAACGCCTGGCGTGCAACGACAGTGGTGCGGCAAAGTCGGCAAGCAGGAGAACTGTATCGTCACGGTTCATCTGGCTGCGGCGAACGAAGACTTTCACTGCATGGTCGATGGTGAACTGTTCCTCCCCGAGAGCTGGAGTAACGACCGCGAGCGTTGTGCCGCCGCCGGCATTCCCGATGAGATGGTCTATCGCCCCAAGTGGCAGATCGCGTTGGAATTGCTTGATCGCAGTAAGGAGGAGGGGATTGAATATCCTTGGCTAACCGCTGACGAAGGCTACGGCGGTAAACCTGGATTCCTGGAAGCTCTTGCCGACCGCGATCAGAAGTTTGTGCTTGAAGTGCCGCGAACGTTTTCGGTTTGGGAGAAGCATCCCGAAGTGACCGAGCAGCCCTATCGCAAGGGCGGCCGAGGTCGCAAGACACCCCGCATCAAGAGCGGGGAAAGTTCGCCGCGAAGTGTTGAAACAGTGTTCTGGCACGGCGAAGCGATGAAAGCGAAACGCTGGAAACGCTACCGCGTCAAAGACGGCGAGAAAGGTCCCATCATCTGGGAAGCCAAGCGGGTTCGCGTCACACTCAAAGGCAGCGACGGACTACCGGGGCTGTCTCTGTGGTTGGTGGTCGCGAGAAACGTGCTTGACGGCGAACTGAAATTCTTCGTCAGCAACGCGAGCGAGTTCGCTTCGATGGCGATGCTGCTACAGGTTGCGTTTCAGCGATGGCGAGTGGAACGTTGTTTCGAGGATCAGAAACAAGAGGTCGGCTTAGACTGTTACGAGGGGCGCCGATATTTGGGTCTGAAACGCCACTTGATCATCACGTCGTTGAGCTATCTGTTTCTTTCGCAAACCTGCCAGCAGGAGCGGGAAAAAAAATCCGGAGTGGACGATTCAGCAAATTCGCGACGCGGTCGACGCAATCGTAGTCAGCTGGTCACTCCCTCGTGA
- a CDS encoding redoxin family protein, protein MQNRRSMIGLFAMLSIATLTSTAQAQGRRQAAPGKEPPHPPKVGQEAPDFELMNQEGEVVSLKALTEKSPVVMLVLRGWPGKQCPMCSRQVGEFLSKKAALKDVQVVMIYPGPAELLEMHAKEFQGNKTFPPNYHFVLDPDYKFTSAWGLRWDAPRETAYPSTFVVDQNQKIVFGKTVISHGDRADVATVVAKLP, encoded by the coding sequence ATGCAAAACCGCCGCTCGATGATTGGTCTCTTTGCGATGCTTTCGATCGCTACCCTCACCTCGACTGCCCAAGCTCAGGGACGTCGCCAGGCCGCTCCCGGTAAAGAACCGCCTCATCCTCCGAAGGTTGGCCAAGAGGCTCCTGATTTCGAGTTAATGAATCAAGAAGGCGAGGTCGTTTCGCTGAAGGCGTTGACGGAGAAGTCACCTGTCGTGATGCTCGTTTTGCGAGGCTGGCCAGGAAAACAGTGCCCGATGTGCAGTCGGCAGGTGGGCGAGTTTCTAAGTAAGAAGGCTGCTCTAAAGGATGTTCAGGTGGTAATGATCTACCCTGGACCAGCAGAGTTGTTGGAAATGCACGCGAAGGAATTCCAAGGCAACAAAACATTCCCACCTAACTATCACTTCGTTCTTGATCCAGACTACAAGTTCACCAGCGCTTGGGGACTTCGATGGGATGCCCCACGCGAAACGGCTTATCCCTCCACGTTTGTGGTGGACCAGAATCAGAAAATCGTCTTCGGCAAAACCGTGATCTCGCACGGAGACCGAGCGGACGTCGCGACCGTGGTCGCGAAATTACCCTGA
- a CDS encoding AAA family ATPase, with amino-acid sequence MFQFLSFTGLSHCGSDAIEGATLPVASLLKSHFSPTTMSEITITERRFPFRMRADIQRTIDDVFGKDIVIKHFFGVRNEYAHCLPSLTDCILESQNNPALSVPPEYEELDIGEGEPLQVLKNGLWLLESDGLNFVVMLSPCGPFGQVTGMQFQVGVPQSSEGTQLSHRFLKMVEDAVARGESYRGKILSLEQSEHNYTGESNGITVHKLRDVRREDVILPADTLTLLERNVVEFARNRQRLSELGMSKKKGVLFYGPPGTGKTHTIHHLAGSLEGHTTILISAEQVGLLGEYMTLARLLQPSMVVMEDVDLIARERTSMESACEEVLLNKLLNEMDGLKEDAEIFFVLTTNRPEALEAALASRPGRVDQAIEFPLPDAEGRRKLVSLYAPDGFLDADMVSEIVRRTDGVSAAFIKEFIRRATQFTVERGDSSCLTHEDLDMALDEMLFKGGQLNRKLLGAGDSLPA; translated from the coding sequence ATGTTTCAATTCTTGTCATTCACCGGGTTGAGCCACTGCGGTAGCGATGCGATCGAGGGAGCAACCTTGCCGGTCGCTTCGCTGTTGAAGTCACACTTCAGCCCGACGACGATGTCGGAAATCACCATTACCGAGCGTCGTTTTCCGTTTCGGATGCGAGCTGATATTCAGCGAACCATCGACGATGTCTTTGGAAAAGACATTGTGATCAAGCATTTCTTCGGAGTTCGTAATGAATACGCGCACTGTCTTCCCTCGTTGACGGACTGCATTTTGGAAAGCCAGAACAATCCGGCTTTGTCCGTGCCACCAGAGTACGAAGAGCTTGATATCGGCGAGGGTGAGCCTCTTCAGGTTCTGAAGAACGGACTTTGGTTGCTGGAATCTGACGGACTGAACTTTGTTGTGATGCTGAGCCCGTGCGGTCCGTTTGGGCAGGTCACGGGGATGCAGTTCCAGGTTGGCGTTCCTCAATCATCAGAAGGCACACAACTTTCGCATCGGTTCTTAAAAATGGTAGAAGACGCGGTTGCCCGAGGTGAGTCGTACCGCGGCAAAATTCTTTCGCTTGAACAGTCCGAGCACAACTACACCGGCGAATCCAATGGGATCACAGTGCATAAGCTGCGAGACGTGAGGCGAGAAGATGTCATTCTTCCTGCCGATACGTTGACTTTGCTTGAACGCAACGTGGTTGAGTTCGCCCGCAATCGCCAGCGTCTTTCGGAGCTCGGCATGTCGAAGAAGAAAGGTGTTCTATTCTACGGGCCGCCTGGTACTGGCAAGACGCATACGATCCATCACCTTGCAGGATCGCTTGAAGGACACACAACGATCTTGATTTCGGCCGAGCAAGTGGGGCTTCTTGGCGAGTACATGACGCTCGCTCGGCTATTGCAACCAAGCATGGTCGTGATGGAAGACGTCGATTTGATTGCCCGGGAACGAACGAGCATGGAGAGTGCTTGTGAAGAGGTTTTGCTCAACAAATTGCTCAACGAGATGGATGGTCTCAAGGAAGACGCCGAGATCTTTTTTGTGCTAACAACCAATCGTCCGGAAGCTTTGGAAGCGGCATTGGCATCGCGTCCAGGTCGGGTGGATCAAGCCATTGAATTTCCACTGCCGGACGCGGAAGGGCGGAGGAAATTGGTTTCGCTTTATGCACCGGATGGCTTTCTCGATGCTGATATGGTCTCCGAGATTGTCCGACGAACCGACGGAGTTAGCGCCGCTTTTATCAAGGAGTTCATTCGCCGAGCGACGCAGTTCACGGTGGAACGAGGTGATTCCTCTTGTTTGACCCATGAGGATCTCGATATGGCTTTGGATGAGATGCTCTTCAAGGGTGGGCAGTTGAATCGAAAGCTCTTGGGAGCCGGAGATTCGTTGCCAGCATGA